The following is a genomic window from bacterium.
ATCTTTTCAGGCATCGCCGCAGTATGGTCGAAAATCAACCAGAGCGAAGATGCCCAGCGATATGCGATCCGCCCTGAAGTTTCGACCGGCTGATTTGTGCCCGCCGGAAACATTTTGCCCGCTGTCTTCCAGTCCCCGATGAAAAACTCCAAACGGGATAAGGCGTTTCCCTGCGGAGCGCCTTGATCCTGCGAATTCACAATTCCAACATGCGCCCAAAAACAAATCAAAATCAAGGAAAGCATTCGGACTGCCATTCTCTTCACCTCCGCTTGTCGTTCCAATAATAGACTGTATAGTCTATTATGTCAATCTTGCCAATGGAAAGAAGATCGTGCTAAAACCTTGTCTGTGAAAAGAAAGCTGAAATCAGGAGAGGCGCTCGCATCCGGTCAGCTCCGCCCTTCGCAGCAGGCCCGGAGCCAGGCCACGGTAGACCGGCTTGTGAAAGAAACAATGGCGCTGCTTCAGAATCGCGATTTTGACACCATTTCGGTGGACGAAATCATGGAAAATGCGAGGACATCCAAGGGCTCCTTTTATTTCCGGTTTGAAAGCAAATCTCATTTGTTGAGGCACATTGCCGAGATTTACTACGGGCGCTGGCTGAATGAATCCAGGCTTTTTTTTGAAAGCGAGGAAAACAGCGCCCTTTCCTTATCACGCTTTCTTTCGCGCTTTGTGGATCATACAGCTAATTTCTACTCCGAAAATCGGAACCTTATACGGGCCTTGCTGAAAGAAGCCAGGCCGGGCGGAGACGAAATCGTCATCGCGCTTGTCACCAGCGGATCGAACCAAACTTTGC
Proteins encoded in this region:
- a CDS encoding TetR/AcrR family transcriptional regulator, which codes for MKRKLKSGEALASGQLRPSQQARSQATVDRLVKETMALLQNRDFDTISVDEIMENARTSKGSFYFRFESKSHLLRHIAEIYYGRWLNESRLFFESEENSALSLSRFLSRFVDHTANFYSENRNLIRALLKEARPGGDEIVIALVTSGSNQTLHMLISSLNSRRKEIKHPRPDYAIRITALMIGTLMRETFLFSEHRLQALSITPEIVKSEIMRMANRYLKLRDS